The following are from one region of the Corylus avellana chromosome ca1, CavTom2PMs-1.0 genome:
- the LOC132186959 gene encoding translocator protein homolog, protein MASQNTKNTNAKRALRSLAIAITVPISLTMFIIFMFGSGRKYRVLAKPLWFPPLSFIHLASLGSSFLMGFAAWLVWADGGFHAQPDALLLYLTQVSLSIVWDPLVLVIGARWLAFVFCAANFVALFACYKIFRGMNVNPFAKDLVKPCVAWAAYLSIVTFKLIFL, encoded by the coding sequence ATGGCTTCTCAAAATACCAAGAACACCAACGCCAAACGGGCTCTCCGGTCTCTCGCCATTGCCATCACCGTCCCCATCTCACTAACCATGTTCATCATTTTTATGTTCGGCTCCGGCCGCAAGTATCGTGTGCTAGCCAAGCCCCTTTGGTTTCCGCCTCTTTCGTTCATACACCTGGCCTCCCTAGGGTCGTCTTTCCTAATGGGCTTCGCGGCGTGGCTCGTGTGGGCGGACGGAGGATTTCATGCACAACCGGATGCATTGCTCCTCTACCTCACTCAAGTTTCGCTCAGCATAGTGTGGGATCCTCTCGTGCTCGTGATCGGAGCAAGGTGGCTCGCATTTGTGTTTTGTGCGGCCAACTTTGTGGCTCTTTTTGCTTGTTACAAGATCTTCCGAGGGATGAACGTGAATCCGTTTGCCAAAGATCTTGTTAAGCCTTGTGTGGCATGGGCAGCTTATCTAAGTATTGTCacttttaagcttatttttctttga